One stretch of Pelmatolapia mariae isolate MD_Pm_ZW linkage group LG3_W, Pm_UMD_F_2, whole genome shotgun sequence DNA includes these proteins:
- the LOC134618410 gene encoding zinc finger protein 98-like — MTSTQKDQHGARRQRSQEADKPHRRKGEKTYSCDECGKDFTRNDSLKTHQLIHSGVKAYSCDLCGRSFTQTGSLKTHQLIHSGVKPYSWDLCGKSFTLAQSLKTHQLIHSGVKPYSCDLCGKSFTRAGSLKTHQLIHSGVKPYSCDLCGKSFTRAGDLKQHQLIHSGVKPYSCDLCGKSFTQAGDLKRHQIIHSGVKPYSCEFCGKSFTWARGLKTHELFHSGVKPYSCDLCGKSFTQAGDLKKHQLIHSGFKPYSCEFCGKSFTLAGHLKRHQLIHSGVKAYSCDLCGKSFTRAGDLKQHQLIHSGVKAYSCDLCGKS, encoded by the exons atgacttcaacacaaaag gaccaacatggagcaagacgtcagcgctctcaggaggccgataaacctcacagaagaaagggagagaaaacctacagctgtgacgagtgtgggaaggattttacccgGAATGACAGcctgaaaacacaccaactcatccacagtggagttaaagcttacagctgtgacttgtgtggaaggTCTTTTACCCAgactggaagcttaaaaacacaccaactcatccacagtggagttaaaccttacagctgggacttgtgtggaaagtcttttaccctggctcaaagcctaaaaacacaccaactcatccacagtggagttaaaccttacagctgtgacctgtgtggaaagtcttttacccgggctggaagcttaaaaacacaccaactcatccacagtggagttaaaccttacagctgtgacttgtgtggaaagtcttttacccgggctggagacttaaaacaacaccaactcatccacagtggagttaaaccttacagctgtgacctgtgtggaaagtcttttacccaggctggagacttaaaaagacaccaaatcattcacagtggagttaaaccttacagctgtgagttttgtggaaagtcttttacctgGGCTAGAGGCTTAAAAACACacgaactcttccacagtggagttaaaccttacagctgtgacttgtgtggaaagtcttttacccaggctggagacttaaaaaaacaccaactcatccacagtggatttaaaccttacagctgtgagttttgtggaaagtcttttaccctggctggacacttaaaaagacaccaactcatccacagtggcgttaaagcatacagctgtgacttgtgtggaaagtcttttacccgggctggagacttaaaacaacaccaactcatccacagtggcgttaaagcatacagctgtgacttgtgtggaaagtct